The Actinomycetota bacterium genome segment GAACAGGGCGATCGCGTGGAGCGCCTCGCGTGGCTGGAGCGGATGGCGGTCGGCCAGCGGTGTCCCCGGCCGCGGGTTGAGGAAGTTCAGCGGTGTCTCCGACGGTTCGAACGCCGCCAGCTGCAGCGCCAGCTCCGCGCGCTGCGCACGGGTCTCGCCCATCCCCACGATCCCGCCGGTGCACACGCGCATCCCGTGCCGGCGGACCAGGTGCAGGGTTTCGGCTCGCTCCTCCCAGCTGTGGGAGGTCACGATCGTGGCGAAGTGGGAACGGGCGGTCTCGAGGTTGTGGTTGTAGGTGACCACGCCGGCGTCGGAGAGCTGGCGGGCCTGGTCGCTGTCGAGGATCCCGGCGCTGACCGCCACGCCGAGCTCGGTGCTTGCGTGCACCGCCGCGACCAGATCGAGGATGTGGTGCAGGAGCCGCTCGTCGGGCCCCCGGACGGCGAACACCAGGCAGAACTCGGTGGCGCCGTTGTCCTGTGCGTCCCGGGCGGCTGCGGCGACCTCGTCGGGGTTCAGCAGCGGCTGCGGTTTCACCGGCGTGGGGAACGCCGACGACTGCGAGCAGAACGCGCAGTCCTCAGGGCAGCCCCCGGTCTTGGC includes the following:
- the bioB gene encoding biotin synthase BioB, producing the protein MADTSRLDPRPDPGEVAAYVADPDRLLSDVEAALLGRMQPIEVDAAFALAELGDDHLDDLLALAHRVRLAWTGPEVSLESIVSAKTGGCPEDCAFCSQSSAFPTPVKPQPLLNPDEVAAAARDAQDNGATEFCLVFAVRGPDERLLHHILDLVAAVHASTELGVAVSAGILDSDQARQLSDAGVVTYNHNLETARSHFATIVTSHSWEERAETLHLVRRHGMRVCTGGIVGMGETRAQRAELALQLAAFEPSETPLNFLNPRPGTPLADRHPLQPREALHAIALFRLILPWTLLRYAGGREVALRDLQAAGILGGVNGMIVGNYLTTLGRTPQDDVAMLAELDVPVRALQGLL